In the genome of Bacteroidota bacterium, the window CAAATATTCGGCTGCTTATGCCCATTTACAACGAATAACTGACAATATTCTCAATAGTGGACAGGTTCAGTATAAAGATAAATTTGCATGGGAAACCCACATCATCAATGATGACAGCACTCTTAATGCCTTTTGCACTCCGGGCGGATACATTTATGTTTATACAGGTTTGATAAAATATCTTGAATCAGAAGACGAGCTTGCCGGAGTCATGGGACATGAGATTGCACATGCAGACCGCAGACATTCCACTAATGCAATGACGAGACAGTATGGCATTCAATTATTACTTGATATCGTTTTTGGACAAGACAAAGGTGCTTTGGCACGAGTTGCTGTCGAATTAAAAGAGCTTCAATATAGCAGGGATGCCGAAAGAGAAGCGGATAAATACTCCGTCATTTACCTTTACCCAACCGATTATGATGCCAGAGGTGCTGCCCGATTTTTTGAAAAACTTTTGGCAAACGGAAATTCAGGTGGACCTCAATTTTTGAGTACACATCCTAATCCTGAAAATAGGGTTGAAAATATTACAAAAGAATGGGAAACCCTTGGCGGCAAAGAAGGACAACGATTTGTTGAAAGATATCAGCAATTTAAAAATGCACTGCCATAAGATTTTGCTCCATTTCATTTAATATAGTTAAAAACAATACCAAAATTGATTTCATTACAAGATATAGGTTTCCATTTCGGAGGCAGATACCTATACAAAGACGTTAACTGGCAGATTTTTGAAGGACAGCGAATAGGCTTAGTCGGACCCAATGGCGCAGGTAAATCCACATTATTACGCATCATTTCAGGAGATTATACTCCCTCAGAAGGGATTCTGAACAGAAGCAATGATTGCACTATCGGATTTCTAAACCAAGATTTATTGTCTCTGGAATATTCGCAGTCTATCTATGAAGTGGCTTTGGAAGCATTTGCTGACGTGCTGAAGATGGAAGAAGAATTACATCAGCTTTACAAGCTTTTAGAAACTGACACAAGCGAAGAATTACTTACTAAACTAGGGGATGTTCAACACAGGTTCGAAAGTTTGGACGGATATAATATCAAACACAAAACAGAGGAAGTATTAGAAGGATTAGGTTTTGAAACCCAAGATTTGCACCGACCTTTTAGCGAATTTTCAGGTGGGTGGCGAATGAGAGTTTTGTTAGCAAAAATCTTGTTAAGACAACCGCGTTTGCTACTCTTGGACGAACCTACCAACCACCTTGACTTGCCATCTATCGAATGGCTTGAAGAGTATTTGCGCAACTATAAAGGCGCTGTTGTGGTTGTGTCGCACGACAGATATTTTCTGGACAGAATGGTCAATCAGATTGCCGAAATTGCTTATGGTAAGTTTTATTTGTATCCCGGCAACTATTCGTTCTTTCTAAAGTCAAAATCAGAGCGCGAAGAATTACAGCAAAGACAATACGAAAACCAGCAGCAATTTATTAGACAACAGGAACGATTCATTGAACGTTTTAAAGCCAAAGCGTCAAAAT includes:
- a CDS encoding M48 family metalloprotease, with product MKRTFLRYTLPLAVVLFTTTISVQSCKDKKINIFSLNDDIELGKQVSEEIAANPQEYPLLDPNKYSAAYAHLQRITDNILNSGQVQYKDKFAWETHIINDDSTLNAFCTPGGYIYVYTGLIKYLESEDELAGVMGHEIAHADRRHSTNAMTRQYGIQLLLDIVFGQDKGALARVAVELKELQYSRDAEREADKYSVIYLYPTDYDARGAARFFEKLLANGNSGGPQFLSTHPNPENRVENITKEWETLGGKEGQRFVERYQQFKNALP